A single window of Sporosarcina sp. Marseille-Q4943 DNA harbors:
- a CDS encoding general stress protein: MTQKTFVGLYDTEEALLAAVEELDEKGIAPENMYVIARNEEDVDLLRRRTAEEIQSAPSNWLDRFIGYISGENHVRSMLVEVGFDEADLRRYETDIKQGKWLLYVDGEPKKTAYELNAERHKVETNPFDRPVSEAERLNRQDEESPVGIGEDGLPKNDYRDSIATDAYEGGSIVSREDLLFGRAGAEVLFDSSEYEPNPPNLSPPSQIRGTPSGERGPLHRASRRNVDWGGVDQESQDVIPDPQNFTESQMDRQDALAQARDFADLLEGRNSKMDIHSEDVVKPVKPIVIDLRNVEVEDDAESWLLPKDRNRDK, from the coding sequence GTGACCCAAAAAACGTTCGTCGGGTTATACGATACAGAGGAAGCATTGCTTGCCGCTGTCGAGGAGTTGGATGAAAAAGGGATCGCCCCCGAGAACATGTATGTCATTGCGCGGAATGAAGAGGATGTCGATCTGCTACGGCGCAGGACGGCCGAGGAGATCCAGTCGGCACCTTCGAATTGGCTGGACCGTTTTATCGGTTATATTTCCGGGGAGAATCATGTACGCAGCATGCTTGTGGAAGTCGGTTTTGACGAGGCGGACTTGAGGAGGTATGAGACGGATATCAAGCAAGGAAAGTGGCTGCTTTATGTCGATGGCGAACCGAAAAAGACAGCATATGAGCTGAATGCGGAGCGGCATAAGGTGGAAACGAACCCGTTTGACAGGCCGGTTTCGGAAGCCGAACGTTTGAATCGCCAGGATGAAGAGTCGCCCGTCGGCATCGGGGAGGATGGATTGCCGAAAAACGATTACCGGGATAGTATTGCAACGGACGCCTATGAGGGCGGCAGTATAGTCTCGCGCGAAGACTTGCTGTTCGGCAGGGCGGGTGCAGAAGTTCTATTCGACAGCTCAGAATATGAGCCGAACCCGCCGAACCTTTCCCCTCCTTCCCAAATACGCGGCACGCCGTCCGGGGAACGCGGCCCTTTGCATCGGGCGTCCCGGCGGAATGTAGATTGGGGCGGTGTTGATCAAGAGAGCCAAGACGTCATCCCCGATCCACAAAATTTCACGGAAAGTCAAATGGATCGACAAGATGCGCTGGCGCAGGCACGAGATTTTGCTGATCTGTTAGAAGGTCGCAATTCGAAAATGGACATCCATTCAGAAGATGTCGTCAAGCCAGTAAAGCCGATTGTCATCGATTTGCGGAATGTCGAAGTGGAAGACGATGCCGAATCTTGGCTGCTGCCGAAGGATCGGAATCGGGATAAATGA
- a CDS encoding ferredoxin, producing MAKYTIVDQETCIACGACGASAPDIFDYNDEGFAFVHLDNNQGSCEVDEDLYDDLEDAVEGCPTDSIKVSQHPIVLEDLYS from the coding sequence ATGGCTAAATACACGATTGTTGATCAGGAAACATGTATTGCCTGCGGAGCGTGTGGGGCGAGTGCACCTGACATTTTTGATTATAACGATGAAGGATTTGCATTTGTGCATTTAGATAATAATCAAGGAAGTTGTGAGGTGGATGAAGATCTTTACGATGACCTAGAAGATGCAGTAGAAGGCTGCCCTACTGATTCAATTAAAGTTTCGCAACACCCTATTGTTCTTGAGGATTTATATTCATAA
- a CDS encoding AAA domain-containing protein → MLKTSEVMSCRLDMTQRARKEIGNWAIDENELLSMQANFTVYIEKLPAKQDNMAFSFYFDPEENPQLANHLNDRVAVMECVYKNEGFLATSFRVKGRKEPVRTNRRIGVRLAFAVNRRTGSPMPIQLYTSLRELPIAQERSEYVEKRIKSWEGYLRIEEKNADVADVTAHFSQPIVNESFSQLTIICSGLEAKDWNAITGFSANLKGASDVLGTVVNVNRGRRSVKIELSRKYQAIARRGSLLPNGVREIVFSNFAELSQIRRLRKGFKDLQDGFAANANLEKVLFEERPVVQITNKRLELDFHHPLNEFQREAVTGAMSAHDLYVIQGPPGTGKTTVISELCHQLMKAGQRTLVASQSNLAVDNALGRLLSDPGIRILRYGRTESIEEEGKRFIEENVASYWRDETLAAVNEQREKRAERERQIAQEIENLEEETKRLQAERKEMERRIAEKQAAETESKDLHVQLDSMKNLQSELDAKLDAVTVQLEELNVTLVKLTIEKDKLQQEKEAASIRSEMHEKMAEAELELEANRKKLRYFQTVEAIDYAEMEIRRLTEEAGANRLKTGPMPRFIEELSDVRKLQELEGLFRSHGIEPSLPTSLEMNTLRRLRVDIQNGTYPYALLEWKEVAERLTNGINHAENLLRKYHYPIEQVRSKPDDKYKTAEEMHDMLDKIGRFFVKPETKRILAAPANAEKAALLHRLAENLAYLYGKAEDVREISATIKGASDREAAGRFTALKKEIMDEMTAHIREVEAEVLAAERAIGEQEEQLLRLKEESSELAVHVDEHVYRPDVENKIEELEKALADFEERKGYFQQMERTVEENAMETSQISEQLTALQEDIETVQKEKAESEDRMKQLEERILALQEIIRSEPEKRKKELTEEIDETSAKASELQQELDRMPVARLLQDEWSEMLAGAGEFDLDEIRKLYVKHANVIGTTCVASARRDFMEDYPEFDVVIIDEVSKATPPELLLPMLKGKKIVLVGDHHQLPPLVGRETMEEFIEEIKDEAEKDELRGMLKESLFERLFRTLPKQNKTMLGIQYRMHEEIMETIAPFYVDGQYRLQCGLPDSDAARDHLLTSKYIKRNDHLLWFDMPNEPSFFEAQVKGGTSLYNEAELDQVRELLLDIEEATALAKREGRLQPGEKKSVGVISFYGEQVKRIDRLIEQEIMPKHLHCRTGSVDKFQGMEMDIIILSFVRNHHQPSGTIGFAEDYRRLNVALSRARELLIIVGSSDMFTKRPRRAETKAMYERLVEQVKLQGGFKELALAASERNG, encoded by the coding sequence ATGTTGAAAACAAGCGAAGTGATGAGTTGCCGGCTCGATATGACACAGCGGGCGCGCAAGGAAATCGGCAACTGGGCGATCGATGAAAACGAGCTCTTGTCCATGCAAGCAAATTTCACCGTCTACATCGAAAAACTTCCCGCAAAACAAGACAACATGGCATTCTCCTTCTACTTCGACCCAGAAGAAAATCCGCAGCTCGCCAATCACTTGAATGACCGTGTCGCCGTCATGGAATGCGTCTACAAAAACGAAGGCTTCCTTGCGACGAGCTTCAGAGTGAAAGGGCGGAAAGAGCCTGTCCGGACGAATCGCCGAATTGGCGTCCGCTTGGCATTCGCGGTCAACCGGCGTACCGGCAGTCCGATGCCAATCCAGCTATATACGAGCCTTCGAGAGCTTCCGATTGCGCAAGAGCGTTCGGAATACGTGGAAAAACGGATCAAGAGCTGGGAAGGATATTTGCGCATTGAGGAGAAAAATGCGGATGTCGCGGATGTGACCGCCCATTTTTCACAACCTATCGTCAACGAATCGTTCAGTCAATTGACGATCATTTGCAGCGGATTGGAAGCGAAAGACTGGAACGCCATCACCGGGTTCAGCGCCAACCTGAAAGGCGCAAGCGACGTTCTTGGAACGGTCGTCAATGTAAATCGCGGAAGAAGGTCCGTGAAGATCGAGTTGAGCCGGAAATACCAAGCGATTGCAAGGCGCGGTTCTTTATTGCCGAATGGCGTTCGTGAAATCGTCTTCAGCAATTTCGCGGAATTGAGCCAGATCCGCCGGCTTCGAAAAGGGTTCAAAGATCTGCAAGACGGATTTGCGGCAAATGCCAATTTGGAGAAGGTGCTGTTCGAGGAACGGCCCGTCGTACAAATTACGAATAAGCGTCTAGAGCTCGATTTCCATCATCCGTTGAATGAGTTCCAACGTGAAGCGGTCACCGGCGCGATGTCAGCACATGATCTATATGTGATCCAAGGTCCTCCGGGGACAGGGAAAACGACGGTTATCTCTGAGCTATGCCACCAGCTTATGAAGGCGGGACAGCGGACGCTCGTCGCTTCGCAATCGAATTTGGCGGTGGACAATGCGCTCGGCAGGCTGCTTTCCGACCCGGGCATCCGTATTTTGCGCTATGGGCGGACGGAGAGCATCGAAGAGGAAGGAAAGCGGTTCATCGAGGAAAATGTCGCTTCCTACTGGCGGGACGAAACGTTGGCTGCGGTCAATGAACAACGGGAGAAGCGTGCGGAACGGGAGCGGCAGATTGCTCAGGAAATCGAAAATCTCGAAGAAGAAACGAAGCGTCTTCAGGCGGAACGGAAAGAGATGGAGCGGCGGATTGCCGAGAAACAAGCCGCCGAGACGGAAAGCAAAGACCTACATGTGCAGTTAGACTCCATGAAAAACTTGCAGTCGGAGCTTGATGCGAAACTGGATGCGGTAACCGTGCAATTGGAAGAACTTAACGTGACGCTTGTGAAGCTGACGATTGAGAAGGACAAATTGCAACAGGAAAAGGAAGCGGCTTCCATCCGTTCGGAAATGCATGAAAAGATGGCTGAAGCGGAGCTCGAATTGGAGGCGAATCGCAAAAAGCTCCGTTATTTCCAAACGGTCGAGGCAATCGACTACGCGGAAATGGAAATCCGGAGATTGACGGAAGAAGCTGGAGCGAACAGATTGAAGACCGGTCCGATGCCGCGATTCATCGAAGAATTATCGGACGTTCGGAAGCTGCAGGAGCTGGAAGGGTTGTTTCGATCGCACGGTATTGAGCCGTCGCTTCCGACGAGCCTTGAAATGAATACGCTTCGACGATTGCGCGTGGACATTCAAAACGGGACCTACCCGTATGCGCTTCTCGAATGGAAGGAAGTGGCGGAGCGGCTTACGAATGGCATCAATCATGCGGAAAATCTGCTACGGAAGTATCATTATCCGATTGAGCAAGTTCGCAGCAAGCCAGACGATAAATACAAAACGGCTGAAGAGATGCATGACATGCTTGATAAAATAGGCCGATTCTTCGTGAAACCGGAGACGAAACGGATATTGGCAGCACCGGCAAATGCTGAAAAGGCCGCACTGTTGCATCGGCTTGCCGAAAATCTCGCCTATTTATACGGCAAAGCGGAAGACGTGAGGGAAATTTCCGCGACGATCAAGGGGGCATCCGACCGGGAGGCGGCGGGCCGATTCACAGCTTTGAAAAAAGAGATCATGGATGAGATGACTGCCCATATTCGGGAAGTTGAAGCAGAGGTGCTTGCCGCTGAACGGGCGATCGGAGAACAAGAGGAACAGCTTCTTCGTTTGAAGGAAGAAAGTTCTGAGCTCGCTGTACATGTCGACGAGCATGTCTATCGGCCGGACGTCGAGAACAAGATCGAGGAGCTTGAAAAGGCACTTGCCGACTTTGAGGAGAGGAAGGGTTACTTCCAGCAGATGGAACGGACTGTCGAAGAGAATGCGATGGAAACGAGCCAAATATCCGAACAGCTTACGGCTTTACAGGAAGACATAGAAACAGTGCAAAAGGAGAAAGCGGAGTCGGAAGACCGAATGAAACAACTCGAGGAGCGGATTCTCGCCCTTCAGGAAATCATCCGTTCCGAACCCGAAAAGCGGAAAAAGGAATTGACTGAAGAAATTGATGAGACATCTGCAAAAGCCTCCGAATTGCAACAGGAGCTGGACCGGATGCCTGTCGCGCGTCTGTTGCAGGATGAGTGGAGCGAAATGCTTGCAGGAGCGGGGGAGTTTGACTTGGATGAGATCCGCAAGCTGTACGTGAAGCATGCGAATGTCATCGGGACGACTTGTGTCGCTTCCGCGAGACGTGATTTTATGGAGGATTATCCGGAATTCGACGTCGTCATCATCGATGAAGTATCGAAAGCAACGCCGCCTGAACTGTTGTTGCCTATGCTGAAAGGGAAGAAGATCGTCCTCGTCGGAGATCATCATCAGCTGCCGCCACTTGTCGGACGGGAAACGATGGAAGAATTCATCGAGGAGATCAAGGACGAAGCGGAAAAGGATGAACTTCGCGGCATGCTGAAGGAATCGCTGTTTGAGCGGCTGTTTAGAACGTTGCCGAAACAGAACAAGACGATGCTCGGCATCCAATACCGGATGCATGAGGAGATCATGGAGACGATTGCGCCATTTTATGTGGATGGCCAGTACCGTCTGCAGTGCGGCCTGCCCGATTCGGATGCGGCTCGCGATCATTTGCTGACGTCGAAGTACATAAAGCGGAATGATCATCTTCTATGGTTCGACATGCCGAATGAGCCTTCGTTTTTCGAAGCGCAAGTGAAAGGCGGCACGAGTCTTTACAATGAAGCGGAGCTGGATCAGGTCCGTGAATTATTATTGGATATCGAAGAAGCGACTGCGCTTGCGAAGCGAGAAGGCAGGCTGCAGCCGGGCGAGAAGAAAAGCGTCGGCGTCATCAGCTTCTACGGGGAACAAGTGAAGCGCATCGACCGGCTGATCGAACAGGAGATCATGCCGAAGCATTTGCATTGCCGGACAGGCTCTGTCGATAAATTCCAAGGGATGGAAATGGACATCATCATTTTGAGCTTCGTGCGGAACCACCATCAGCCGAGCGGTACAATCGGCTTTGCCGAAGATTATCGCCGCTTGAACGTCGCATTGTCGCGGGCGAGGGAATTGCTCATCATCGTCGGCAGCTCGGACATGTTTACGAAACGACCGAGGAGAGCGGAGACGAAGGCGATGTACGAAAGGCTTGTCGAACAGGTGAAACTGCAAGGCGGTTTCAAGGAACTTGCCCTCGCAGCATCGGAAAGGAATGGATGA
- the paaA gene encoding 1,2-phenylacetyl-CoA epoxidase subunit PaaA, with the protein MSILQNTAEEEQLAHFMKRIEAGEKIEADDWMPEEYRLTLIKLISMHGISEIMGALPEKEWVPKAPSLHRKLGIMAKVQDEMGHGQLLLRVAEDLLAPYGKNRGDLMQDLFNGDLKFHNVFHMETKTWADAGLIGWLVDGAAIITQTDMLGASYGPYARALQRICAEEVFHAQHGEAIIMALAEGTDEQKAMIQEALDRWWEALLMFFGPASKETTGSSKQDLTIKYKIRTKTNEDFRQMFFDKYIPRILSLGLTIPDPTFRYDKESGLWSYKQPDWEEFKRIIKNKGPRSQARLNLRRSSYENNAWVRDALSATVN; encoded by the coding sequence ATGTCGATTTTACAAAATACGGCTGAAGAGGAACAGTTAGCACACTTTATGAAACGTATTGAGGCAGGGGAGAAGATTGAAGCGGATGATTGGATGCCTGAAGAATACAGACTAACATTGATTAAACTGATTTCCATGCACGGGATCAGCGAGATCATGGGAGCACTTCCCGAGAAAGAGTGGGTACCGAAAGCCCCGTCTCTTCATCGAAAACTTGGCATTATGGCAAAAGTGCAGGACGAAATGGGTCATGGTCAGCTGCTGCTTCGAGTTGCGGAGGACTTACTAGCGCCATATGGAAAAAATCGTGGGGATTTAATGCAGGATTTATTCAATGGAGATCTGAAATTTCATAACGTGTTCCATATGGAAACGAAAACATGGGCGGATGCTGGACTCATAGGCTGGCTTGTTGATGGAGCAGCTATTATTACACAGACAGATATGCTTGGGGCTTCGTATGGACCTTATGCAAGGGCGTTGCAGCGCATCTGTGCCGAAGAAGTATTTCATGCACAACATGGAGAGGCAATCATCATGGCGTTGGCGGAAGGCACAGACGAACAAAAGGCAATGATTCAAGAAGCTCTTGATCGCTGGTGGGAAGCATTACTAATGTTTTTTGGTCCGGCAAGCAAAGAGACAACGGGTTCATCGAAGCAAGACTTAACGATTAAATATAAAATCCGTACGAAAACAAATGAAGATTTCAGACAAATGTTTTTTGACAAATACATTCCACGTATTTTATCGCTAGGATTAACGATTCCGGATCCGACGTTCCGCTACGATAAAGAAAGTGGATTATGGTCGTACAAACAACCAGATTGGGAAGAGTTTAAGAGAATTATTAAAAATAAAGGACCTCGTTCACAAGCACGCCTGAACTTACGCCGCTCTTCATATGAAAATAATGCATGGGTGCGTGATGCACTTAGTGCGACAGTAAATTAA
- a CDS encoding thermonuclease family protein, with product MKVSLKVMVGLLFVGLLSLAGCTDISNDIELNEKGTTEQVETDKKETSEEKAPEEDTSTVEKEEVEIEKVVKEEKKSEEAKTSPAIVAPSSEEKPASTAKPAPVKKTETSGTTAQVPVKLVKTIDGDTIKVLYNGQEINVRYLLIDTPETNHPRLGKQPFGDKSKERNRQLVNSGALTLEFDIGERYDKYDRLLAYVYVDGKSVQKTLLAEGLARVAYVYPPNTRHLTPFEEAQASAKKKGLGIWSIENYTTDSGFNSNAVPTPSAGSSAAKPKAPSVTATKPATTPSTSVSSGQEWFQNCTELRKKYPNGVPQGHAAYQAKMDRDKDGYACER from the coding sequence TTGAAAGTTTCGTTAAAAGTAATGGTTGGATTGTTGTTCGTTGGTTTGCTCTCACTTGCAGGATGTACCGATATTTCCAATGACATAGAGCTAAATGAAAAAGGGACGACTGAGCAGGTTGAAACAGACAAGAAGGAAACCTCTGAAGAGAAAGCACCAGAGGAAGACACTTCAACTGTCGAAAAAGAAGAAGTGGAAATAGAAAAAGTCGTTAAGGAAGAAAAAAAATCGGAAGAAGCGAAAACTAGCCCGGCTATCGTCGCTCCATCAAGCGAAGAAAAGCCTGCTTCCACTGCAAAACCTGCACCAGTGAAAAAGACCGAGACGTCCGGTACGACGGCGCAAGTTCCCGTTAAATTGGTGAAGACGATCGATGGAGATACAATCAAAGTATTGTATAACGGTCAAGAGATCAACGTCCGCTATTTATTGATCGATACGCCAGAAACGAATCACCCCCGCCTCGGCAAGCAGCCGTTCGGCGATAAGTCGAAGGAGCGCAACCGGCAACTGGTCAATAGCGGTGCCCTCACGCTCGAATTCGATATCGGGGAGCGCTACGATAAATACGACCGATTGCTCGCCTACGTCTATGTTGACGGGAAAAGTGTACAAAAGACATTGCTTGCGGAAGGTCTAGCACGCGTTGCATACGTATATCCGCCAAACACACGTCATTTGACACCTTTTGAGGAAGCTCAAGCATCAGCGAAGAAGAAAGGGCTCGGTATCTGGTCGATTGAAAATTACACGACAGATTCCGGATTTAACAGCAATGCAGTACCTACGCCAAGTGCCGGCAGTTCAGCTGCGAAGCCGAAAGCACCAAGTGTTACTGCAACCAAGCCGGCAACAACGCCTAGCACGAGCGTGTCCAGCGGCCAGGAATGGTTCCAAAACTGCACGGAGCTCCGTAAGAAATATCCGAACGGCGTTCCTCAAGGCCATGCCGCCTACCAGGCAAAAATGGACCGTGACAAAGACGGTTATGCGTGTGAAAGATAA
- a CDS encoding NAD(P)/FAD-dependent oxidoreductase translates to MSNDQKVFDVTIIGGGPVGLFTAFYAGMRKMSVNIIESLPQLGGQLTALYPEKYIYDIAGFPKISGQELIDNLINQMSQFEPTITLEQDVQQVEKQEDGIFKLTTNCATHFSRTIIITAGNGAFQPKKLNFESAEKYEGKNLHYFIKDVNQFAGKNVKIFGGGDSAVDWSLMLEPIAEKVTLVHRRDKFRAHEASVDNLMNSSVEIKTPFVPIEFIGENTIEQIILEKVKGDQKEVVDVDDVIVNYGFSSSLGPISEWGLQIMKNSIVVNSKMETNIEGIYAAGDICTYEGKVKLIASGFGEAPTAVSNAKVYIDPTAKVQAAHSTTLMEQAENKKVKVGQ, encoded by the coding sequence ATGAGTAACGATCAAAAAGTCTTTGATGTGACAATTATCGGCGGAGGCCCTGTTGGATTATTTACTGCATTTTACGCCGGTATGAGAAAAATGTCTGTGAACATTATTGAAAGCCTGCCACAACTTGGTGGTCAGCTCACTGCTTTGTATCCTGAAAAGTATATTTATGATATTGCTGGGTTTCCGAAAATTAGCGGTCAGGAACTCATCGATAATTTGATCAATCAAATGTCTCAATTCGAGCCGACAATCACTCTTGAACAGGACGTTCAGCAAGTAGAGAAACAAGAGGATGGAATTTTTAAACTGACAACAAATTGCGCAACTCATTTTTCAAGGACCATTATTATTACTGCAGGTAATGGCGCATTTCAGCCGAAAAAACTTAACTTCGAATCAGCGGAGAAATACGAAGGGAAGAACTTGCATTACTTCATAAAGGATGTAAATCAGTTTGCAGGTAAAAATGTAAAAATATTCGGTGGAGGTGATTCGGCTGTTGATTGGTCATTGATGCTTGAACCAATCGCTGAAAAAGTGACACTTGTACATAGACGGGATAAATTCCGTGCTCATGAGGCGAGTGTAGACAACTTAATGAACTCATCTGTTGAAATCAAGACACCGTTTGTGCCAATTGAATTTATTGGTGAGAACACCATAGAACAGATCATTCTTGAAAAAGTGAAGGGCGATCAAAAAGAAGTGGTTGATGTTGATGATGTTATCGTCAACTACGGATTTTCTTCTTCTCTTGGTCCAATTAGCGAGTGGGGCCTTCAAATAATGAAAAATAGTATTGTCGTCAACTCGAAAATGGAGACGAATATAGAAGGGATATATGCTGCCGGTGATATTTGCACATATGAAGGGAAAGTCAAGTTGATCGCAAGCGGTTTTGGAGAGGCTCCAACAGCAGTCAGTAATGCGAAGGTTTACATCGATCCAACAGCGAAAGTGCAAGCGGCTCACAGTACAACGCTTATGGAACAAGCAGAAAACAAGAAAGTGAAAGTCGGTCAATGA
- a CDS encoding alkaline phosphatase family protein yields MRILASIIGVILIAVIIYFWGFTTQTKELEPLVSHSGKKPVVLLLVDSLMDKPLMYTLQTNDVPALKFLIENGYYEPEVIASYPTMSVTIDSTILTGTYADQHQLPGLVWFDQKEGRLVNYGSGKEEVYTQGVKQVIQDGLVNLNEKHLNKEVQTIYEALFETKLSSASINGLVYRGDSVHRLQLPKAGTAFGIIQKDIKVKGPNLLSLGSLSQYDPQNSKHHHAWQKFGFNDQFSNNELIYLINNNSLPSFTLAYFPDLDKKVHKKGHSETEGIIELDKRLQQILNSFSTWEEAITKVTWIIYGDSGQATIKKNRKNAVVDLTSLVSNYQICRLGKPVKADDQICIAVNERMAYIYLLDEEISYEEVASQLRKDPRVGFVSWKDKGMNFVVNAKSNEQFLFYPNGNSKDPYDQQWTVDGDLSILDLSLGQRQNIIYNTYPDALARLNGALHSHKGKFLIVDAKPGYEFKGERTPLHLGGAGHGSLHYDDSISPMIVAGEDSLPKFKRAKDFKGWILEMTK; encoded by the coding sequence ATGAGAATTTTAGCTAGTATAATCGGTGTCATTTTAATTGCCGTAATCATTTATTTTTGGGGGTTTACTACACAAACGAAAGAACTTGAACCGCTCGTTTCCCATTCAGGGAAAAAACCCGTAGTCCTGTTACTAGTCGATTCGTTAATGGACAAACCGTTAATGTACACTCTTCAAACCAATGATGTACCCGCATTGAAATTTTTAATCGAAAATGGCTATTATGAGCCTGAAGTTATTGCTTCCTATCCTACAATGTCGGTTACCATCGACAGCACCATCCTAACGGGGACATATGCCGACCAGCACCAATTACCAGGCCTCGTTTGGTTTGATCAAAAGGAGGGACGGCTCGTCAATTACGGAAGTGGAAAAGAAGAGGTTTACACCCAAGGCGTCAAACAAGTCATACAAGACGGCTTGGTGAATTTAAACGAAAAGCATTTGAATAAAGAGGTTCAAACGATTTACGAAGCTTTATTTGAAACAAAACTCTCTTCCGCTTCTATTAATGGACTTGTCTACCGAGGTGATTCTGTTCATCGACTACAATTGCCGAAGGCCGGAACTGCATTCGGAATTATTCAAAAAGATATTAAAGTAAAGGGACCTAATCTATTGTCTTTAGGAAGTCTTAGTCAATATGATCCCCAGAATTCGAAGCACCATCATGCTTGGCAAAAATTCGGGTTTAATGACCAATTCTCCAACAATGAATTAATATATTTGATCAATAACAATTCACTGCCTTCTTTTACACTTGCCTATTTTCCCGACCTCGACAAAAAGGTTCATAAAAAAGGCCACTCTGAAACGGAAGGAATCATTGAACTGGATAAGAGGCTGCAACAGATATTAAATTCCTTCTCTACCTGGGAAGAAGCAATCACTAAAGTGACTTGGATCATTTATGGAGACAGTGGACAAGCAACAATTAAAAAAAATAGGAAAAATGCAGTTGTCGATCTTACTTCCCTAGTAAGCAATTATCAAATTTGCCGTCTTGGCAAGCCGGTCAAAGCGGATGATCAAATTTGCATAGCAGTCAACGAACGCATGGCGTATATTTATTTGCTGGATGAAGAGATAAGCTATGAAGAGGTTGCTTCACAGTTAAGGAAAGACCCAAGAGTCGGCTTTGTTTCGTGGAAAGACAAAGGGATGAACTTTGTCGTAAACGCGAAATCGAATGAGCAATTTCTGTTTTATCCTAATGGAAACAGTAAAGATCCTTATGATCAACAATGGACAGTCGACGGCGATCTTTCAATTTTGGACCTATCATTGGGTCAGCGCCAAAATATAATTTATAACACCTATCCGGATGCTCTCGCCAGGCTGAATGGCGCGCTTCATTCTCATAAGGGCAAGTTCTTGATCGTTGACGCTAAACCAGGATATGAATTCAAAGGGGAACGTACTCCTCTTCATTTGGGAGGGGCCGGTCACGGTTCGTTACATTATGACGATTCAATTTCCCCAATGATTGTCGCTGGTGAGGATTCACTTCCGAAATTTAAGCGAGCAAAGGACTTTAAGGGTTGGATTTTAGAAATGACTAAATGA
- a CDS encoding phenylacetate--CoA ligase family protein produces the protein MYNPEVETASRTQMEEWQLTYLKGTVKRVYENVDFYKKKFDELGIRPEDIQTMDDIVKLPFTIKKDFRDTYPYGLFAEPIENIIRIHGSSGTSGKPTIVGYTKNDLKNWGSIVARAIVTAGGRKTDVFQNAYGYGLFTGGLGLHQGAEELGVATVPISGGNTERQITLIKDLKPRGICGTPSYILSIIEKMEEMGIDPHETNLEYGIFGAEAWSEEMRSTLEKRLNIKAVDIYGLSEIMGPGVAIECPEQDGLHIAEDHFYVEVIDVDTLQPVADGEIGELVFTSLQKEALPIIRYRTGDLASITHEKCKCGRTTTRMSRVKGRTDDMIIIRGVNVFPSEMERELLQIKGLTPVYQIHLIRKGAMDAIELHVECEKALYNEVCEDLNHEAIAQLKGKIKRQMKSTCLISVDVIVNPPKTIPRSEGKAIRVVDKRENSPIGV, from the coding sequence ATGTACAATCCAGAGGTTGAAACAGCATCACGGACTCAAATGGAAGAGTGGCAGTTAACCTATCTTAAGGGAACAGTAAAAAGGGTATATGAGAATGTTGATTTTTATAAGAAAAAGTTTGATGAGCTTGGTATTAGGCCTGAAGATATCCAAACCATGGATGATATTGTGAAACTGCCATTTACAATCAAGAAAGATTTTCGAGATACATATCCGTATGGATTATTCGCTGAGCCGATTGAAAATATAATTCGAATTCATGGTTCATCTGGGACAAGTGGCAAACCGACAATTGTTGGTTACACTAAAAATGATCTGAAGAATTGGGGAAGTATTGTTGCAAGAGCAATTGTGACAGCGGGAGGAAGGAAAACAGATGTATTTCAAAACGCATACGGTTATGGATTATTTACAGGTGGTTTAGGGCTTCACCAAGGTGCAGAAGAACTGGGCGTTGCAACGGTTCCGATTTCCGGAGGAAATACAGAACGGCAAATTACATTGATCAAAGATCTGAAGCCTAGGGGGATTTGTGGGACGCCTTCTTACATTTTAAGCATCATTGAAAAGATGGAGGAAATGGGGATTGATCCACACGAGACCAACCTGGAATATGGTATTTTCGGAGCGGAAGCCTGGTCGGAAGAAATGCGTAGTACGCTCGAGAAGAGACTGAATATTAAAGCGGTTGATATTTATGGCTTAAGTGAAATTATGGGACCCGGCGTAGCAATTGAGTGTCCAGAACAGGACGGTCTTCATATAGCAGAAGATCATTTTTATGTAGAAGTAATCGATGTAGATACGCTTCAGCCCGTTGCCGATGGAGAAATTGGGGAACTTGTTTTTACTAGCCTTCAAAAGGAAGCGCTTCCAATTATCCGCTATCGTACGGGAGATCTTGCTTCTATCACTCATGAGAAATGTAAATGTGGAAGAACTACGACGAGGATGTCGCGTGTAAAAGGCCGAACGGACGACATGATTATCATACGAGGTGTAAATGTTTTTCCTTCGGAAATGGAAAGAGAACTTCTCCAAATCAAAGGGCTCACGCCAGTGTATCAAATCCATTTAATTCGAAAAGGCGCAATGGATGCTATAGAGCTGCATGTTGAGTGTGAAAAGGCCCTTTATAATGAAGTTTGTGAAGACTTGAACCACGAAGCAATTGCCCAGTTAAAAGGTAAGATAAAACGCCAGATGAAATCTACTTGTCTCATATCTGTCGATGTTATTGTGAACCCGCCAAAAACGATTCCTCGTTCGGAAGGTAAGGCTATCCGAGTTGTCGATAAACGGGAGAATAGCCCGATCGGTGTATAA